AGGGGTCGAAAGGCAGGGCCAGCTCGATTTCTTGCGCGATACAGCCTGCGATCAGGCACAGGGGTTCTTCCTGACGCGGCCTATCGCCTTCCAGAACCTCAAAAACTGGCTAGAAAGTGCCCGATACTCCCGGAGTTAAGGGCACTCTCGCCAGGGCACATGTACGAGAGCACGCGCCCTCATAAAGCCGTTCCTGATAAAGCCGTTTACGAGCTTTTAGGCGCTCGCTTCATGATAATGTTGAATCTGGATCAAGCGATGATAATGGTCAATGACTTCATCCATCATCGCAGGCCAGGACTGCGTTTCAGCATAGCGGCGCGCTGCGACCCCCATCTGGCTGAGCGTCTGCGGGGTGGCGATCACCTGACGGACGCCCTGCACGAGCGTATCTGTATCGCCCACATCGAAGGTATAACCCGTCACGCCCTCATTGACCACATCTGGAATGCCGCCAACGCGCGAAGCCACGACAGGTAAGCCCGCGGCCATCGCTTCGACCACGACAAGGCCGAACGTCTCCAGTGCAGAGGGGAAGACAAAAACGTCACTACTGGCATAAGCCTGGGATAGGGCTTCGCCCTGCATGTAACCCAGGAATTTCGTATTCGTCCCGGCGAAGTGGGCTTGAAGGTTTTCACGTTCTGGGCCATCGCCAACGATAGCCAGCCGAACATGCGGAATTTGATCGACAATCGCCCTGAGCTTATCGACCTGCTTCTCCTGCCCCAGGCGGCCCACATAGAGCAGAAGCGGGGCCTCTGGATGACCATCACTGAGCTTAGCGCGCATTTCCGCATTTTTGTAACCGGGGTGGAAGCGATCTGCATCGACACCACGCTTCCACAGGCCCACATCTTCTACACCAATGCTTGTCATGTATTGCAGCACAGCTTTGCTAGGGGCCAGGGAATAATCCGCCCAGTTAAAGACAAGCCGTGTGAAGTAATCCGTCACGGGGGTCATAAAGCCCATATTGTAATGCTGGGCCATACGCGCCAAATCCAGATGGAAAGAGGCTAACGTCGGGATGCCCAGGCGCTTCGCCATGATCATGCCAGGGATGCCGACCATCACAGGATGGATAAAATGCGCCACATCTGGTTGGAACGCTTTCAGTTCTTTATAGGTATTCAGGCCTGGTGGGCCAACGCGCAGTTCAGGGTAAAGGGGCAGCGTCATCCCATTGACGCTGATAACCCGCACGCCGTGATACTCCTCAATGCCATCTCCCAAGCGTGGGGCGACGACAATTGGCTCAATGCCTCGTTCGATTAAGTGATCGAGCAGCAGACAAACGACGCTGACAATCCCATCGAGCTTGGGTAAAAACGTCTCCGTAAATACCACCACCCGCATGATAGCCTCCCAAATGCGCAGTATTGATGCATAGATGTTGATGGATAAATTCAGCAAATAGCCGTAAATAGCGTGTCAGTAATGAGCGTGGTTGAACGCATGATAATCGTGTGCGAACGCTATTAGTTGTAACACAGGATATGTACAAGAGACACGCAAGTTAGCAGATTCCCGTTTTCTAAGCTGAGAGAAGCCCCTCATGGCCCACGATGGCCCAGCACCCAGCCAGAAATTACGGCTTTATGAAGCCAAATAACAGAGAAAATTGATCTTTAGCGTAAAAGGTCAATACGATAGTCATAGGCTATCTATACGTATTCTTGCGATACTAAGGGCTGAATAACTTTCCTATTCTCAGTTGTGTTGATACTTACATGGTGGTCTTACATCGTACAATCAAAAAGTATCTCTATGATCAAATGCAGCGCCCACCACGGACTAGCGATGTATTTGTTTTCCCCTGCTTCTGTCCTTACTGTCTTTGTCTTGCTGATAATCTCTTCAATCTGGTTCACCTTCCTATCTCTAGCCCCGGACAAAAACCCCGCAGGGGTCTCACCCTTTTTGTTCATTTAACGTTTTAAAGGATTATCAAATTGACTTTTGAAATGTGGTTAACCCTAGGCATTCTCCTCATCGCGATTGTGCTTTTTATCACAGAGTGGTTGCGGGTAGATGTCGTCGCACTGGGCGTGATGGTCGCCTTAATGGTGACCGGACTGCTCTCAACGGGTGAAGCCCTGGCTGGTTTTTCCAGTTCAGTGGTTATCACGATTGCGGCCCTGTTCATCATTGGTGGGGCTGTGTTTAATACCGGGCTAGCAGCCATGATCGGCAACCGAATATTAGGCGCGGCAGGCACCAATGAAACGCGTTTGATGGTGGTCGTCATGCTGGCAGCGGTATTGATGTCTGGCTTTATGAGCGATACGGGCGTGGTTGCCGTCATGCTGCCCGCGATTGTCAGCCTTGCCGCCAGCGCCAAGATACCGCCATCCAAGCTGCTTATCCCGCTGGCGTATGGCTCCCTGCTCGGTGGCGCGACGACGCTCATTGGTACGCCGCCGAACATCGTCGTCTCCGATCTGCTGCGCGATACATCTTACCCGTCGTTCGAGTTCTTCAGCTTTACGCCGGTTGGGCTGGTGTTGGTTGTAGGCGGTATCCTGTTCATGATCTTTGCAGGCAAATACTTCCTGCCGAAGCACAAGCATGAACAGGTCATCCAGGAAGTGGAAACGCCTTCTGAATTGTTCGACCGCTATCGGCTGCACGATAACCTGTTCAAATTACGCGTCCGCAGCGAATCGCCGCTCATCGGCCAGACGTTGGAAATGGCGCGTCTGGGCCGCGACTACAGCATCAATATTCTGGAGATTGCACGTTCAGGTAAACCGCGTACTGTCGCCCGCCTGGGTGAGCAGCGGCTCGTCTTGCAATCCAACCAGGGCGAGGTCATGCATCCTTCTAAGGAAATCAGCCTCGATCACAACGATATGCTCATCGTCAGCGGCGATGGCAGTAAAGTTGCCCAGGCAGCGGCCAAGTGGAACCTCGCCATCCAGCCAGGGTCTAAAGACGATGAATCAACGATCATCACAGAAGAAGTGGGTATCGCTGAAATCCTGGTGCCGAGCCGCTCCTCTGTGATTGGGGATACGCTGGTTGATATGCGGTTTGGCTCTACACATCATCTGACAGTGCTGGATATTCGCCGCCCGGATACGAACGAACTACTGGACCTAAAGACCACGCCGCTGCGCTTCGGCGATATTCTGCTGGTACAGGGTGAATGGCGTAATATCTCCGCATTGAACCGCAAACGCCGAGATTTTGTGGTCCTCGGTGCGGATACAAACGGCATCCATAACCGCCGTAAAGCGCCCATGACGTTGATCCTTGTCATCTTCATGCTCATCCTGATGGTGACAAATGCGATGCCCGTGGCAGCAATCACGATGCTCACAGCCCTGCTCATGATCCTGACGGGCTGCTTGACGATGGATGATGCCTATAACGCGATTGACTGGAAAAGTATTGTCCTCATCGCGGGGATGCTGCCGATGTCGACCGCGCTGGAAAAATACGGCCTCGTGAACTTAATCGCTGACGGTTTCGTAGAGACGCTGGGTACCATGGGCCCGCACGCCGTGCTATTCGGCCTGTTCTTGCTCACCAGCCTGTTCACACAGGTGCTCTCGAACACAGCGACCGCCGTTCTCGCAGCACCAATCGCGCTGGCCGCCGCCACCAGCCTGGGCATTCAGCCGCAAGCCTTCTTGATGGGCGTGGCGATTGCTGCATCAATGGCCTTTGCTTCGCCAGTGGCCTCCCCGGTGAACACCCTCGTCATGGGTGCAGGCAACTATCGATTCAGCGATTATGTGAAGATCGGCATCCCCATGATCATCCTCATGCTTGTGCTTTCTCTAATTGCACTACCGATCATGTGGCCTTTCTAGCTGAAAAAGTCATGTTGTAAGACGTCCTCATTAACGACATCGGGCAGGTTTAAATGCCTGCCCGATGTTCGTTGATGTTTGATTGTACGCTGTAATCATGCCCTGTAATCATGCCCTAAATAGCAGCAATCCCCTGGCTAGCCCATCATAGAATCATTACCTTCGCGGTTGCCTTCCCTCATGCTGGTATCGAGAGTGGGGATTTCCTGGGTGTCGAAGGCCTTATTTTCAGGCAGTTTTTCCGGTCGATTGTTATGGTGGGTGCTGATGGGCATGATGATCGTATCGCCGTCGTAACTAGATACTGCGCTCGTACCATTCGACGCTACATCATTGACAGGCTCAGCGATGACAATAATCACAGAGACGTTATCGCGTCCGCCGCGCTTGTTAGCCAGCCCGATCATATCGCGTGCAATCTCTGCGGGATCATCACTTTCACTGGCAATTTCAGCGATTTCATCGGCACTCAGATGCAGCGTAAGGCCGTCCGAACAAAGGACGAGCCGATCATGATAGGCCATCTGCACATTCTGGATAATATCGACATCGAGGTCACGGCCCTGGCCTAATGCACGGTAAAGGACATTGCGCATCGGGTGTGTTTCGACTTCATCTTCGCGGATGTGGCCGGCTTCAAGGAGGGCCTGCACAAAGCTGTGATCGCGGGTAACTTGCATGACGGTCTGATCGTATTTATCGACAAGATAAGCGCGACTATCGCCGACATGCGCCAGCGTCACGTCACGGCCTTTGATGAAGGCCATCGTCAGCGTGGTGCCCATCCCCTTTAATTCAGGCTGAGCAACCGCACGATCAACGATATTACGATTCGCTTCCTGGACAGCATGTTTTAAGACCACTGCCAGATCATCGAGATCCATCTTATCGTAGGTATCAGGCTCAATGTCTTCGTTTTTGACGAGGCGGGCTTCGATGCTATCTACAGCAATGCGGCTGGCTTTTTCCCCGGCGACAGCGCCACCCATACCATCCGCCACGACGGCAAGGACCTGGGTATCGTCCCCCCAGAGGTAGATATTATCTTCGTTGTTTCCGCGCACACGCCCCTGATCAGAGAGGGCACTGCATCGCAGACGTATTTGGTGCTCCGGGCGACCCATACCTGGCTCCTCAGTACCGCCGATCCTTACTCACGCCCTGGTTCACCAGCGGTAGATGGACTGGTAAGTTCATTGTAGTATAATTGATGTCCTATGCAAACAGGTATCACAACTTGCTAAAAACCAGTATACACAAAATGATCTGTGTCGGTGCGGTAACGTCAGGCCTCACATTCGATCTAACGATTTTGTATCGTCCTTAGAATGCATTCCCAACTGCGATGGCCCGTATATGGGCCTGTTCAACACCTAAGATACAACACAAATACGTATTAAATAGAACATAATGCCAATCGTCTTCTTTATTATGAGGCTGCTTTTCATATTGCAATATACGAACTTGTGCTGAGAAAAATGCCTCTGCCTTTATCACCGTATCCGCAATGCCACCCTACCCGGTCAAAAAATCAGCCTCGGCACCGAGTTATATCATTGAAGCGCGGAGTGCCCCCACCTATTCACCATCGGGCGGCTGAGGTCGCTTCTGTTCGCCCATCCAACTCGACTCCAAAGTCTATGACAGGTTGCCACGACCACCTTACAATAAGCGAAAGCATTGATACCGATATAGTTTGAAAGGCGCTCATCATGATCCGAGTGGTGCCTGCTTATGATGGCCCGGCCCTGGAACACGTTATCACACTCTCGACGGAATATGTCACCTGGATGATGGGGCAGATTCCAGGCCATTTCCCCAATTTGGACCTGAGTACGTTCTCCGCTGAACATGAATATGATGATATTCACAAGAAGTTCCCCGGAGCACATCGTCCGCCGGATGGCTGCCTGTTACTTGCCTTACGGAATGAAGCGGCTTGCGGTTGCATCGCGCTCGGCAGACTGTCGGAGCGCATCTGTGAGATGCGCACCCTGTATGTGCGCCCCGCCTGCCGTGGCGAAGGCATTGGCCGCATCCTGGCCCATGCCGCCCTGGATGAAGCCCGTAAGCTTGGCTATGAGCGCGTGCGGCTGGATACGCTCCAATTCATGGCGAGTGCCCTACGACTCTATCGCTCGCTTGGTTTTTACGACATCGCCCCTTACAATGACCTGCCGGATGATCTGAAGCCGTATATCTGCTTCTTAGAATGCCAGTTGAACGTCCCGGCAGGCACAACGTGAGGCTCACTATTGACCGATTCTATCCGTGCATTCCAGCTTGAAGACAGCGCTGCTATGCGGGCGCTGATCGAAGCAGGGCTTGAGCAACGCTTCGGCTTTTTGCTGGAGGATGTCAACCCAGACCTGACCGACTTCCAGACCCATTACCTGGACCAGGGGGCAAGCCTCATCGTCGTGGAGCGTGACGGCGGCCTTATTGGCTGCGGCGCACTGATCCGTGAACAGGGCAGCGATGTGATCGGGCGGCTGGTGCGCGTATCCGTCGCGGCAAGCCAGCAAGGGCGCGGTTTAGGGCGCTTAATCTCTCAGCGTTTGATCGAGATCGCCCGTGAAAGAGGCTTCCGCCAGCTTGAAGTCGAAACAAACAGTGATTGGGAGAGCGCGCTGCATCTCTATAAGAGCCTGGGCTTTGTGGCGTACAAGCGCGTCTACGTGCCAGAATATGACTTCACGGAGGTGCATATGCATATGGACCTCATCTCCTGATCATGATCCTATGCGCACGTTCTTTGAATCGACCGCCTGAACCTGTACTTCTCCTGGCCTCCCGTTGACGGGACCCCAAACCCATCGCTATACTGGCGTTATTCGTCAGATCAATCTATCTATAGATCAATCTATCTATCTAAGTATGTCCATCTAACTCAAACAATCGAGGGCAAAATGGCCGAGCAAAAATCTGTTGATCCGAAGCTGCTGGAACTCCTGCGCTGCCCCGTCGCGGTTCACTATACCGACAAAGGCGAGGATCCGGGTCAACTGGAACTGGTTAAGGATAGCTGGCTTGTCAGCGCGGATAGCGGCTATAAATACCCCATCCGCGATGGCATCCCGGTCATGCTGGTGGAAGAAGGCGCACGCTGGAAAGACACGCCTGTCGAAGATTTACCTGTCCCGCCGCCTGCCGCTGAATAGCACCGATGCGCTTACTCGTTGCCACACAGAACAAAGGCAAGGTCGCGGAATATCAGCGTTTGCTGGCAGACCTGGATTGGGAGATCGTCGGCCTGGGTGATATTGGGCTTGGGTCGCTCGATGTGGAAGAAACCGGCACCACGTTTGAAGAAAACGCCTTCATCAAAGCGCGGGCTTATGCTGAGGCTAGCAAACTGATTACGCTCTCTGATGATAGTGGTATTGTCGTCGATGCACTCAATGGTGCCCCAGGCATCTATAGCGCGCGCTATGGTGGCCCCGGACTGGATGATGGCGGACGGCGGCGCTTGCTACTCTCTGAGCTGGAAGGCCTGCCTCAGGCTGAGCGGACCGCCCGCTTTGTGTGCGTCATCGCTGTGGTAGATCCACGTGATGGCGGCGCAGAATACAGCGCCTTCGGCAAAGTCGAAGGTCACATCATGCCCGAAGAGCGCGGCGATAACGGTTTCGGCTATGATCCACTGTTTATGCCGCTCGGCTATGGCCGCACCTTTGGCGAAATGCCCGCCGAAGAAAAGGACCCCCTCAGCCATCGCGGGGTCGCTGCTGCCCAACTGCCGGATATTCTGCGGCAGATCACATAACCTGACGGCTCATCGCCAAACGATAGACAACAACAGGGGCTTAGCAAACTAAGCCCCTGTTGTTATTGTGTTTATCAACTTGATTTATCTGAATTGACGCGAGGATGATGCGTGCGCCTTACGCCGCTTGTGTTGGCGGTTCCATGCGCTCAGGCGGCGCAGCCTGACGCCCCAGCAGCAGCGCCGGGACGAGTGCAATGCCACACAACACAGCCCCGATCAGCCCCATTTCACCCAGGACCTTCACAGCGGATTCAAAATAGACAACCTGGAACTGTCCCGGGTCGAAGCTGGCCCCGGCAGCCGTCTGGGCCGCATCGACCAGCGCATTGACCCGGTAGAATGCCAGCGAACTCAGGCTGGCGACGCTGACCGTCATACCAATCAGGCGCAGGATAATCACCAGAGCCGAAGCAACACCGCGTTCTTCATCATAGGCGCTATTGATGATGGCCGCGCTCACAGGTGAGAACGTCAGGCCAATACCCACGCCGATAAGCACATTCTGTATACCAATCAGCGTGCGGCTGATGTCTACTGTCCATGTGAAGTACACCCAGGCGAAGCCAACCAGCGCAATCACCAACCCAGCCACCACCGTATTACGAATGCCGATGCGCTCGCTCAGCCAGCCACCGGGCACGGCAGCAATCGCCATCGGCAGGGTGAGCGTGCTCAACAGCAGGCCCACTTCCAGCGCCGCTTCCGTCAGGGTCGCGGTGGATTCCTGGCTGATATTGACGAGCAGCGGCACATTCACCAGCCCGATGAACAAGCAATAGCCAACCAGCAAATTCACGACACTGGCCGCGCTCAGGTTGCGGCGCGCGAACATCGCCAGGTTAATCAAAGGGTCTTTAAAACGCGTTTCCACCAGTAAGAAGCCCAGGAACAGCACAAATCCAATCGCCAGCACCGGGCCAGCGTAATCCGGCAATGGCGAGAGATTCTCCAGAGACGCCCCACTCATATCGACATTAGCACCCAGGCCCAGGCTCAGGCAGCTCAGCGCGCCAACGATCAGCACCGTGCCGATAAAATCGAAACGGCCCTGGACGCGCGTCTGTGGCACATGGCGCAGACCATAGATCACAAGGAAGAGGCTGAGCAGCGTCAGCGGCACATTCATCCAGAACAGGCCCTCCCAGGGCATAATCTGGATGAACAGGCCCCCATAGACAGGCCCCAACACCCAACCAAGCGTATCCGTCGCGGCTACCAGGCCCAGGGGGCGAGCACGCTTCATCGGAGGGAACAGATCCCCCACCAGGGCCAGACTGACCGGAACGAGCGCCCCAGCGCCAAGCGCTTCTACAACACGGCCAACGATGATGACTTGCAGCTTGACGTAAGCCGGGTCTGGGCGTTCGCCCATGCGGCGATAAATATCATAGAGAATATCAGCGGGCCAGGTGGTCGCAATCGCCACCCATATCGAGCCGATGATGAACACCACCAGACAGACCACATACACCCAGCGGCGGCCTAGTAAGTCGCTCAGGCGGCCCATGAACGTCAGGCTGACGGTATAAGCCAGCAGATAAGCCGTTACGATCCAACTGGCATCATCAAGCGCCGTCTGTACAGGTAATTCCAGCTGGGTGATAAGCTCCGGTAAAAAGGCCGAGACAACGGTTAAATCAAGAGAGCCGATGAAGACGGGGATGGCGATGAAGGCCATCACCACCCACGGATTGACGGCAGGAGCCGCCGACTGCGTATTATGATTCTGCATTTGCCGTTCCGTTCGGTGCGTCGAAGGTAACCTCGCCGTTATAGTCGTAGATTTCGATATGCCATGCAGTATCTGCTTCGTCTTCCGTCGCGGTACCCGGCAGCGTGACTTCTAAGACGGCTGGCAGCGATGTCGTTTTATCAATAAAGACATCGACAATGACATCCTGCTCCACATAGAGCAAGTTAAACAGCAGATCGTTGATAACCTGACCGCCTGCCTGTCCCTGAATATGCCAGGTCTGGGTGCCGTCGATGAGCGTCTCGGAGCCGATGTAAGCGACATCATCCAGTTGGCCGAGCGCCTGGCTAAAACCGCCATTTTCTGCGATGAGGTCGCCGGGGTTAAAGCCTTCTGCAATAGGGTAATGGATCCACTGATTCGCCAGTTTGAACCACTGGTCCAGGCCATCTGCATAGAGTTCCACCGCCATCACAGGCAGTGCGCTAATCCTCAGGTTGACATTAGCGTACATCGTATCTGGCGATACGTATTGCGCATCACCACGACGCATCGTTGCGGTGACCGTTGATGCGCCTTCATCCAAAGAAACGACAAATGGATACGCCGCGCCTTGCTGCTCAATCAACAGTTGGAATGAGTCCACATCCCGCATATTTTCTACAACGCGCGCCAAAAGTGGGGTCGGTTCTGGTGGGGTTTCATCCTCCAGGCTTTCGCCAGGGTTCAGCAACAGCACGCCTGCCACCACCACAACGAGCGCGACAACAACCAGGGGAATGAACCAGCGCAGCGGTGAAGCCGGGCGCTTATTCTGTGTTTCGCTTGTTGCGTTGTCTGCCATGTTTTTCCCTTCTACCGTTTCCATTTCCATCAAAACAGTATAATCGTCTACACCCTATACGAGAATAGAAACCCGTAAGGTGCACCTTAGGATACACCCCTTTACCAAGCCTTAACCGTAGATGGCGTGTAAACACAATATGCCTTTTTCTCTATAGTCATGGCCCTGAGGGCGAACTATAAATAACAATCTATAAAACGATGTCTCTAGTATTCTGAAGGCGACTTTTGCATATACTGAGGATGTAATCATTTCAGGTCGCATGAAGATGACCTATTTATAAGCCGTACGGACGCGCATTATGTCCAGATACAGCTTACTAACCAGAACTTATTGGAGCACTTAATAATGAGACGGTTCACATGGATTGTGCTAATCAGCATGGCGATGATGCTGGCAGCATGTGGTGGCAATACCGCAGCACCAGGGGCCAGCGGGCCGGGTGAAGTTGACCCGGAAAGCGTCGTACGCTGGCCGCGAGACCCGCAACACGTCCTCTTTAGAGCGGAGATCGTCGGCGCGGATGCAACTGGCGAAGGCGCTATCTATCAGTTGAATGATATTCCTATCTGCACGATTTATGGTGATGGGCGCATCGTCTGGACTGTTAGCAACGCTGCCGGGATGGAAGACGTCCGCTTTGATTTGCTGAATGACGAAACAATCATGGATTTCGTCAATTTCCTGGTCGTGACGAACCGCATTTATACCTATGAAGCGGGATATGATACGCGCGTGCCGACAACAGTCCAACCCGTTTACGAAAAGCTCGCGCTCAATGTGAACGATGTTGAACATGTGACAGACGCCTTCGCGGAATGGCCTGCGGAATACTTTGAAGATATCGTTGAGCGTTGCAAAACGATTGCACCGACGCCGCGCGTCTTCGAGCCAGAAGGGGCCTGGTTAACCACCACCACCGTAGATTACAACACATCAATACCCAGCCTGTACTGGGATGCCGAGGCCGCAGGGCTCTCGCTGTTGGAGACAGCCAACACCGGAGAACGTCGCTGGATCGAAGGACAGAATGTCGCCATCCTGTGGAACGTCCTGAGAGACAACCCGCCGGATATTCAGTTCAATGAAGGCCAGACCTACCTGAACATCGCGCTGCAAATCCCTGGCGTCACAGTCAACGCACCGCTGGCCCCTGCGCAGTAACGAATCAGCCTGTGGGAGGGCTTTATTGCTCGCTCTCCCACAGGCTTAGAACATGCCATTATCCCTGCTCATAGACACCATACCACCGCCTCTTATACGATCCACATGACCTCTAATCCGGCTTCGTATTATTTGTTGTTTTGAGGCATTATGCCCCGTATAATGGAAGTATCATACGTTTAGCTAACCGGATCATCACAAACGCCGATTATTGTTTGTGTCCGGTGCCTTATGAAAGGGGGCAGGCACACTGATGTGGGCTCCCCAATCATCCGACCACTATTATAAAAATGCCCCTTCGCCCGATACACTGGCACCGATCATTGCCCAGTTGTGGCGTGGCAGCATTGAGGAGTCATTCTGATGACATTGGAATTCCTATCTCGCTTGGCGGGATTGGTCATTTTTGGCATCATCGGGGCGCGGTTTGGTGCCCAGGAAAGCATCTATAGTTCGCTGAACCTCACACAGGAAGCCAGCGCGAATGTCATGGGGCTGACAGGCATGTTATTTGGCCTGCTCCTCACACCGCGCTTTACGGTGCAGCCTGTACAAGCGCTCCGCAAGAACATCAATGAAATGCCTGCTGATCAACTGCTGATGTCGTTGATTGGGCTGGCTGTGGGGCTAGTACTGGCTTTATTAGCCGCCTACCCCCTCTCTTTACTGCCTGTTCCGCTCAATTGGGTCGTCCCGGCGGCAATTACCGTTGTTGGTGCCTACCTGGGCCTGAACATCTTCGTCCGGCGTGGGCGAGAAATTCAGGAAGAACTGGGTAAGCGCATGTTACGTTCTGCGGCGCGGCCAGCGGGCACGGGTGCCCGTAAACTGCTGGTCGATACCAGCTCGCTGATTGATGGCCGTATTGTCGATGTCGCAGAAACAGGCTTTGTCGGTGGCACGCTCATTATCCCGCGCTTTGTGCTGACGGAACTGCACCAGGTGGCGGATTCCCCTGACCCGCTACGCCGTAACCGCGGGCGGCGTGGCCTGAACTTGCTCAACAAATTGCAACGCAGCGAATTGGTACTTGTGCGCATCGTCGATGATGATTTTGAAGATATTGCGGAAGTTGACGACAAGCTGGTGGCGCTGGCCCAGCAAATGTCAGCCTCGCTCATCACCAACGATTACAATCTGGGCGAAGTAGCGGATGCCCAGGGCGTGCCCGTCCTCAATATCAATAAGCTATCGAATGCGGTCCGCTCGATTTATATCCCTGGCGAGACGTTCGCTATCCGGGTGATCCAGGAAGGCCGAGAAGAAAACCAGGGCGTCGGCTATCTGGATGATGGC
The Phototrophicus methaneseepsis DNA segment above includes these coding regions:
- a CDS encoding MFS transporter, which produces MQNHNTQSAAPAVNPWVVMAFIAIPVFIGSLDLTVVSAFLPELITQLELPVQTALDDASWIVTAYLLAYTVSLTFMGRLSDLLGRRWVYVVCLVVFIIGSIWVAIATTWPADILYDIYRRMGERPDPAYVKLQVIIVGRVVEALGAGALVPVSLALVGDLFPPMKRARPLGLVAATDTLGWVLGPVYGGLFIQIMPWEGLFWMNVPLTLLSLFLVIYGLRHVPQTRVQGRFDFIGTVLIVGALSCLSLGLGANVDMSGASLENLSPLPDYAGPVLAIGFVLFLGFLLVETRFKDPLINLAMFARRNLSAASVVNLLVGYCLFIGLVNVPLLVNISQESTATLTEAALEVGLLLSTLTLPMAIAAVPGGWLSERIGIRNTVVAGLVIALVGFAWVYFTWTVDISRTLIGIQNVLIGVGIGLTFSPVSAAIINSAYDEERGVASALVIILRLIGMTVSVASLSSLAFYRVNALVDAAQTAAGASFDPGQFQVVYFESAVKVLGEMGLIGAVLCGIALVPALLLGRQAAPPERMEPPTQAA
- the rdgB gene encoding RdgB/HAM1 family non-canonical purine NTP pyrophosphatase; the encoded protein is MRLLVATQNKGKVAEYQRLLADLDWEIVGLGDIGLGSLDVEETGTTFEENAFIKARAYAEASKLITLSDDSGIVVDALNGAPGIYSARYGGPGLDDGGRRRLLLSELEGLPQAERTARFVCVIAVVDPRDGGAEYSAFGKVEGHIMPEERGDNGFGYDPLFMPLGYGRTFGEMPAEEKDPLSHRGVAAAQLPDILRQIT
- a CDS encoding SLC13 family permease, which gives rise to MTFEMWLTLGILLIAIVLFITEWLRVDVVALGVMVALMVTGLLSTGEALAGFSSSVVITIAALFIIGGAVFNTGLAAMIGNRILGAAGTNETRLMVVVMLAAVLMSGFMSDTGVVAVMLPAIVSLAASAKIPPSKLLIPLAYGSLLGGATTLIGTPPNIVVSDLLRDTSYPSFEFFSFTPVGLVLVVGGILFMIFAGKYFLPKHKHEQVIQEVETPSELFDRYRLHDNLFKLRVRSESPLIGQTLEMARLGRDYSINILEIARSGKPRTVARLGEQRLVLQSNQGEVMHPSKEISLDHNDMLIVSGDGSKVAQAAAKWNLAIQPGSKDDESTIITEEVGIAEILVPSRSSVIGDTLVDMRFGSTHHLTVLDIRRPDTNELLDLKTTPLRFGDILLVQGEWRNISALNRKRRDFVVLGADTNGIHNRRKAPMTLILVIFMLILMVTNAMPVAAITMLTALLMILTGCLTMDDAYNAIDWKSIVLIAGMLPMSTALEKYGLVNLIADGFVETLGTMGPHAVLFGLFLLTSLFTQVLSNTATAVLAAPIALAAATSLGIQPQAFLMGVAIAASMAFASPVASPVNTLVMGAGNYRFSDYVKIGIPMIILMLVLSLIALPIMWPF
- a CDS encoding glycosyltransferase family 4 protein, producing MRVVVFTETFLPKLDGIVSVVCLLLDHLIERGIEPIVVAPRLGDGIEEYHGVRVISVNGMTLPLYPELRVGPPGLNTYKELKAFQPDVAHFIHPVMVGIPGMIMAKRLGIPTLASFHLDLARMAQHYNMGFMTPVTDYFTRLVFNWADYSLAPSKAVLQYMTSIGVEDVGLWKRGVDADRFHPGYKNAEMRAKLSDGHPEAPLLLYVGRLGQEKQVDKLRAIVDQIPHVRLAIVGDGPERENLQAHFAGTNTKFLGYMQGEALSQAYASSDVFVFPSALETFGLVVVEAMAAGLPVVASRVGGIPDVVNEGVTGYTFDVGDTDTLVQGVRQVIATPQTLSQMGVAARRYAETQSWPAMMDEVIDHYHRLIQIQHYHEASA
- a CDS encoding LppX_LprAFG lipoprotein, which translates into the protein MADNATSETQNKRPASPLRWFIPLVVVALVVVVAGVLLLNPGESLEDETPPEPTPLLARVVENMRDVDSFQLLIEQQGAAYPFVVSLDEGASTVTATMRRGDAQYVSPDTMYANVNLRISALPVMAVELYADGLDQWFKLANQWIHYPIAEGFNPGDLIAENGGFSQALGQLDDVAYIGSETLIDGTQTWHIQGQAGGQVINDLLFNLLYVEQDVIVDVFIDKTTSLPAVLEVTLPGTATEDEADTAWHIEIYDYNGEVTFDAPNGTANAES
- a CDS encoding Stp1/IreP family PP2C-type Ser/Thr phosphatase; its protein translation is MGRPEHQIRLRCSALSDQGRVRGNNEDNIYLWGDDTQVLAVVADGMGGAVAGEKASRIAVDSIEARLVKNEDIEPDTYDKMDLDDLAVVLKHAVQEANRNIVDRAVAQPELKGMGTTLTMAFIKGRDVTLAHVGDSRAYLVDKYDQTVMQVTRDHSFVQALLEAGHIREDEVETHPMRNVLYRALGQGRDLDVDIIQNVQMAYHDRLVLCSDGLTLHLSADEIAEIASESDDPAEIARDMIGLANKRGGRDNVSVIIVIAEPVNDVASNGTSAVSSYDGDTIIMPISTHHNNRPEKLPENKAFDTQEIPTLDTSMREGNREGNDSMMG
- a CDS encoding GNAT family N-acetyltransferase, whose product is MTDSIRAFQLEDSAAMRALIEAGLEQRFGFLLEDVNPDLTDFQTHYLDQGASLIVVERDGGLIGCGALIREQGSDVIGRLVRVSVAASQQGRGLGRLISQRLIEIARERGFRQLEVETNSDWESALHLYKSLGFVAYKRVYVPEYDFTEVHMHMDLIS
- a CDS encoding GNAT family N-acetyltransferase, whose product is MIRVVPAYDGPALEHVITLSTEYVTWMMGQIPGHFPNLDLSTFSAEHEYDDIHKKFPGAHRPPDGCLLLALRNEAACGCIALGRLSERICEMRTLYVRPACRGEGIGRILAHAALDEARKLGYERVRLDTLQFMASALRLYRSLGFYDIAPYNDLPDDLKPYICFLECQLNVPAGTT
- a CDS encoding Trm112 family protein; this encodes MAEQKSVDPKLLELLRCPVAVHYTDKGEDPGQLELVKDSWLVSADSGYKYPIRDGIPVMLVEEGARWKDTPVEDLPVPPPAAE